A single Buteo buteo unplaced genomic scaffold, bButBut1.hap1.1 HAP1_SCAFFOLD_56, whole genome shotgun sequence DNA region contains:
- the LOC142027789 gene encoding T-cell activation Rho GTPase-activating protein-like: protein MRTGPPSSSSGPAAPASPLSARSPLWGSALATAVGRQLLGQATVLLPLLQELLAVLRREGPSTEGIFRKAASGTELRELREALDRDADVDLGNQPALLLAAVLKVSASDLRLEELLAGLETSKAHPEPLALQDFLRSIPDKLLVTHLYEDWMAAMERTSKEEKVSELKAVAEKLPAANLFLLKRLLSLLQHIGRNAATSRMSCSNLAICLGPNLLSPPDEDLLPLQAMLEVTEKVRCVGKPAAALPAYPSLAAQRSLAASSLEQMPVGWLPAKAAPQPQPSVQRQGSGVGKAAWDNFRQLG from the exons atgaGGACAGGACCTCCATCCTCCTCGTCTGGCCCAGCGGCTCCTGCGTCGCCACTTTCGG caaggagcccgctctggggcagtgctctggccaccgctgtcggaaggcagctcctcggccaagcaactgtcctcctgcctctcctgcaggagctgctggctgtcctgcgccGGGAAGGACCGTCGACGGAGGGGATATTCCGCAAAGCTGCCAGCGGGACGGAACttcgggagctgcgggaggccctggaccGCGACGCCGATGTCGACCTGGGCAACCAGCCTGCACTCCTGCTGGCCGccgtcttgaaggtgagcgcttctgacctgcggctggaggagctcctggccggcctggaaacttcaaaggctcacccagagcccttggcattgcaggacttcctccgaagcatccccgacaagctgctggtgacccacctctacgaggactggatggcagccatggagaggaccagcaaggaggagaaggtctccgagctgaaagc ggtggccgagaagttgcctgcagccaacctcttcctcctcaagcggctgctgtccctcctccagcacatcggccgcaacgcagccaccagcaggatgagctgcagcaacctggccatctgccttgggccaaacctgctgagcccacccgatgaggacctgctcccgctccaggccatgctggaggtgaccgagaaggtgcgctgtgttggcaagccggctgcagccttgccggcctatccgagcttggctgctcagaggtccctggctgcctcctcccttgagcaaatgccggtggggtggctgcctgcaaaggcagccccgcagccacagccatctgtgcagaggcaagggtcgggagtgggaaaggctgcttgggacaacttcaggcagctgggttga